Below is a genomic region from Persicimonas caeni.
TACTGCTGTTGGGCGGCGGCATCCTCGACAACCTCGACGATTTCCGCGGGCGCGTGCTCACCAAAGTGCCCCCGCTGGTGCTCGAATCCGCCCGCGACGACCTCGAGATCCGCTTCCCCGAGTTGGGCGACGAGGCCGGAGTGTTCGGTGCCGCGAAGCTCGCACGAGGCACATGAGTCGTATGTCATCTAGCGAACCCAGCCAAACCTCCGGCGTCGTCCTCACGCGCGGCGCAGGCGGCGAGCTCGAACTCTTCTGGGCGCGCAGGCCGCACGATGCCGGCTTTATGGGCGGCTTCTTTTCGTATTTCGTCGGTCGCGTCGAGCGCGAAGATCACTCGACGCCCCTCGACGTCGACGAGGGCGAGCTCGCCGTCGCGCGGGAGTTCTACGCGGCGGCGACCCGCGAGCTCTTCGAGGAATCGGGGCTCAACTTCGAGGCGAGTCGGCTCGCGCACCTGGGCGGCTGGCGTACGCCGAGTTGGCTCGACGAGGATTTCTACACCGAGTTTTTCTGGCTGCACCTGAGCGACGAAGAGTGCGAGCGCCTCGGGGTCGACGAGCTCCATAAGAAAGTCGACCGCGACGAGATCGCCTTCTCGGAGTGGATTCGCCCCGAAGACGCGCTCGAGCGCTGGAGCACGGGGCGCGCGCCGATGACGCCGCCGCTCGTGGCCGTGCTCGACATCTTCGCGCACACGCCCCTCGACGAGGTCGCAGGCGAGCTCGACCGGCGCCGCGACGCCCACAGGCGCGACGCGCCCATGGAGATCGTCGGCGGCCTGAGCGTCCTGCCCCTCGAAACGGCGACCATCCCGCCGGCCACGCATACCAACTGCTATTTTGTGGGCGACGAGCGCTTCGTGGTCATCGACCCGGGCTCGGCCGACGACGCCGAGCTCGAGCTCCTCTTCGGCGCGATCGATGGTTTCCTGGAGCAGGGGCGCGGGCTGGCCGCTGTGGTGCTCACGCACCACCATCGCGATCACGTCTCCGGGGTGTCGGCCCTCGTCGAGCGCTACGACGCCGAGGTCTGGGCGCATCACGAGCTGGTCGCTCGCCTCAAGGACTTGCCGGTCGACCGCGAGCTCGAAGACGGCGAGGCGATCGAGCTCGGCCCGGACACGTTGACCTGCCTGCACACGCCAGGTCACGCCCCTGACCACCTGTGCCTGTTCCACGAGCGCACGAAGAGCGTCATCGCCGGAGATCTGGTCGCCTCGAAGGGGACGATCGTCATCAACCCGCCCGAGGGCCACGTCGGCCAGTACATGGAGAGCCTGCGGCGTATCCGCGAGCTCGGCCCGCGCACCATCTTTCCGGCCCACGGCTGGGCGATCACCGACCCGCGCGGGCGGCTCGACTTCTATATCTCCCACCGTATGAAGCGCGAGCGCGGCATTCTCGAGGCGCTCAGGCGCGCCTCGACGTCGGTCACGCCCATCGACCTCGTCCCCGAGGTGTACGACGACGTCCCCGCCCACGTGTGGCCGTTGGCCGCGCGCAGCCTGCTCGCCCACCTGGTGCATCTGGTCGAAGAGGATTTCGCCGAGACCGATGGGCAGAAGTTTTGGGCCACCGAGAATTTGGGCGGGTAGGGTGTTTGTAAATCGAAGAGCATGTCTTGCAGGGATCGTTGCGCCAGCTACATAGGCATCTAAGGACATAGGGGCTGCGAGTTGGAGGCTCGGCACGATACGCAACCCTTATGTCCTTAATTGCTTATGTAGAAGGCGTTGCGCCCCTGCAAGGCCACCGATAAAAGCCAGATCCAACTTGTACCCGCGCATCCAGCGCACAAATTTGTTAAAGTAGTTGCGTCAACGCCTAACCGCGCAGAGGACTATGGCAATGAAGGTACGTCGACAGCTTGTGGCATGGATTGGTGCTGGCTTGATGCTCGCCGCGGGCACGCCCGCGTTTGCTCAGGACAGTAAACAACAGCAAAAGGCGCCCGCCGCCGAGTCGGAGGCGCAGGGCGACGCCGACAAAGCTGCCCTCGACCTGTTGGAGACGGCTCAGAAGCAGTATCAGGCAGGCAAGTGGGAGCAGGCGCGCGAGAGCTACAAGAAGGCCTACGATACGGCCCCCGACGACAGCCGCCTCAAGGCGCAAGCGGCGCTGGAGTGGAGCAGCCTTTTGTGGGAGCAGGGCGATTACGCCGCGGCCGACAAGCGCGTGGACGACGCGTTGAGGCGTGCGCGCAAGTTGAAGATGAACGAGGCCGTCGGCCGCCTGTTGCTCACTCAGGGCCATATCCAAGCAAGCCAGGGTAAGCTTAGAAAGGCCGAAAACACCCTCAAAATCTGCATCAACCTGACCTCCGAGCAAAACGACGAGGTCTTCGGGGCGTTGTGCAAGCTCAACCACCGTCTGGTGCGCCAGCTTCGCGGGCGTCCGGCAGGGCCCGACTCCGACTATAAAAAGGCGATCGCGCAGCTCGAGGCCGCCGGCACGCCGCTATCGGTGGGCTCGGCGCTGGCCAAGACCGCCGGGCTCTACGCCCAGGGCGGCAATCCTGCCAAGGCGCTCGAGTTGTTGAAGCGCGCCCAGCAGAGCTTCTCCAAGGCCGACAGCGTGCCCGCGCAGCTCAGAAACCGGCTGCGCATCGCCAAGTTGTTGCAGGAGCAGGGCCAGCACGCCCAGGCGGACAAGTACCTCGAGGGGCTGGTCGGCAAGTTCAGCGCCATGAATAACCGGCCCGCGCTGGTCGACGCGCTGGTGCTCACCGCCCAGTCCGAGATGCACAAGGGCAACGCGGCGGCCGCCCAGAAGCACTACGAGCGCGCATTGTCGGTGGCCAAGAAGACCAAGAGTCCGAATCTCATCGCCCGCAGCCAACTCGCCTTGTGCGAGTTCGGCGTGAGCGCTGGCAAGGGGAGCCAATTCGAGGACAAGTGCACGGCGGCGGCCAAGACCTTCGACAAGCTCGGCATCCCCGACCTCGCCGCGCGCTCGAACGCCCAGCTCGCCGGGCTGTACCACGCGCAGGGCCAGCTCAACAAAGCCAGCGCGATGTACTCCAAGGTGATCCAGCGCCTCGAGAAGACCGGCGTGCCCGGCACCCACGACACCCCGGCGGTGGCCACCTATCGCGCCAACCTGTGCCAGGTCGAGATGAGCCTGCGCTCCAACGGCGCGCACTACCTGTGCAAAAAGGCGCTCGAGGAGCTCGAGAAGCAGAAGTCGGCCAACCCGGCGATGCTCGCCGCGACCCACTACGGCGTGGGCGTCACCGCCGGACGCGACGGCTGGGCGCCCGGGGGGCTCGACCACCTGAACAAGGCCGTCGAGCTGTCGCTCGAGCAGACGCCCCCCGACCGCGCGCTCGCCTCCGATGCGATGCTGCGCCGCGGCATCATTTTGGGTCAGATGAAGAACAAAGAGGACGAGGCCGCTCACGCCTTCAAAAAGGGCATCGCCATCACCGAGCAGGACAAGTCCGACAGCCTGCGCGCCACCCGCGTGCAACTGCGCACCCAACTCGCCCAACTCCAGCTCGAAGAGAGGGAGTGGAAGACCGCCAAAGGCTCGCTCGAAGCGCTCATCGAAGACGCCAAGGGCGACCCCCAGTCGCAAGCGTGGGCCTACAGCGGCTTGGCCCGGGCCGAGTTGAAGCTCGGTGACAAGAAGGCAGCCAAGAAGGCGCTCCAAAAGGGCTTGCCGTTGGCCAAGAAGGCCGGCGACAAGGAGTTGGTGAGCAACTTCAAAGAGAATTTGGAGAAGTTCGAGGAGTAAGGGTTGAGTGGTTGAGTGGTTCAGTTGTTTAGTGGTTTCTTGGCTGCGGGATGTCGCCGGTTCGCGGCGTCTTTGCCCATCGGCTTCTACGCTAGAGCTTCTCGATTGCGCTTGCGAGCTCGATCACTCGACCACTGAACCACTGAACCACTGAACCACTGAACCACTCAAACCCAGTGCCCGAATTACCCGAAGTAGAAATCACCCGCCGAAACCTCGTTCATTGGTGGGAGGGCCGCGCCGCCACTGAAGTCGTCGTGGTCGACGACAAACCGCTGCGCGACACCGACCCCGACGCGCTCGTCGAGGCTCTGAAGCAGCGTGCCGAGCGCATCGACCGGCACGGCAAATACACCGTGGTCCGTCTGGAGGATGGCTCGACGCTCATCGTTCATTTTCGGATGACTGGAAAGATCGTGCGCTGCGAGGAGCCCGAGCCCAAGTACGCGAGGCTGTCGTGGAAGGTAGACGACACCGGCTGGCTCGTCTTCAAGGACCAGCGCCGACTGGGCACCGTCCGGCTGCTCGCTCCGGACGAATTCGAGGAGTACGAGCCCATCCAAAAGATGGGGCCGGATGCCTTGGAGATCTCCGGCGAGCAGCTGCGCGAGCTGCTACCCGAGCGGCGCATGCTCAAGACGGCGTTGATGGACCAAGAGGTCATCGCCGGGCTGGGCAATATTGCGGCGATCGAGATCATGTGGCGCATGCAACTCGGTCCGCGGGCCAAGTGCGGAGACCTGACTGACGAGCAATACGACGAACTTGCCGAGACCATCGTCGAGTTTCTCGAACACGTCATCGCCGTCGAACAAGCCGATGAGGTGGTCTACCTCGAGGAGAGCCGCGCCGACAATCCATTCGACGTGTACGGCCGCGAAGGCGAAGCGTGTCCGCGCTGCGGAACTGAGCTCGCGCGTACCAAGGTCGGTGGTCGGTCGAGCTATTACTGCCCGTCGTGCCAACCAACCACTTAACCACTCAACCACTCAACCACTCAACCACTCAACCACACGGGTCGAGAAGCTGCCCCAGATCAGTCGACCTCAGTCAGCCAATTCGACATCGGTTCGAAGACCGTCTCCTGGGCCTTCTCGGAGATGAACAGGTCGGCATGGGCGTACCAATTTTCGTCGTCGCCGACCACGAGCACATCCGAGCAGCTTCCGGTGGCGACCCTGCATACGCTGTTGGCCGCGCCGGCGGGCACGATGCCGTCGGAGTTGGCCAGCAGGCACAGGATCGACAGGTCTTCGACGTGGGCCAGAGCGTCGGTGACGTTGACCCCGTCGACGACGAGATCGCGGTTGTTGATCCACTTGGCGATCTGCACGTTCAGGTACGGGTTGGGGTTGTCGACCGTCTTGACCATCTCGTCGGCTTCGCTCAGGTCGATCTGGTCGGCGTTCATGTAGATCGACAGCAGCCAGGGGACCTTCTTGAGCATCGGCAAGAAGGTCTTGGCGAGCAGGCGCGTGCCGCGAATCGGCACCAGAGCGGCGACCTTGGGCGACTGGAAGGCGAATTTGACCAGCGGGTGGACCTCGTCCCAGCGCAGCGGCCCGCCGATGGCGATGAGCGAGGCAAACCGGTGGTTCTTCTGGTGGTGGGCCAGGTACCCGTAGAGTACCGAGGCGCCCAGACTACAGCCGACGGCGTGGACGTTTTCGACGTCGGGCTCGGTCTGCGTCTCTTCGAGCACCAGGTCGAGCACGACCGGAAAGTCGACCAACCCCAGCTCACGAAAACCGTACTTGAGCGTGCCGCCCACCTTTTGGGAGTCGCCTTGGCCGCGCAGGTTCGCCGCCCACACCTCGAAGCCCTTCGAGCACAGGTACTCGATCATCGAGGGGCCGGTGGGGTGGAAGTTCAAGATGAAGGTGTTCATCCCGTAACCCGGGATCATCACCACCGGCTTGCGAGACGGATCGAAGTATTCAGGATCGTGGTAGCGCGTGACGTCGAGGCGCCATCCGTCGAAATTGTTGGGGCGAAACGTATGGTCGATGAGCATGGAGGCCTCGTCGTTACGAGGGGGAGCGCCGTGAGTGCGGTGGTAGGCAGCGTTGAAAACTCGTAGTATTCAGGATTTTCTGTGAAAAAAGAATTGAAATACTTGTCTATTGTCGCTTTTAAGCGTACCGTAGAGTCGACATTTGCCTCGAAGAGCGTGTTTTTTTGAGGCCTGATTCATCTTGCAGGTCGAGTTGTAGAGACCGTGAAAGATTTTAAGCAGAACCCATCTGGCGTCGTTCGACATACCTTCCATAAATCGTGGGACGAGCCGCGGCAAGCGACCACGAGCCGTCGATGTACCGATCCCTCCCGACGCGTCGCACTACTAAAAGCCCTTTGCCTTTCCACCGTCCTTGCATGGAGTCCGTCGATCTGGGCCCAAGACGCCGCTCCAGAGGCGTCCAGCACCGATCAGGCAGCTGACGAGCAGGCGGAGGCGGCCGAGGAAGGCTCGGCGTCGTTCGACGAGGACAAGTTCTTCGACCTGGTCAGCCAGGGTCAGACCAAATTCAAGGCTCAGGACTACGAAGCGGCCGCCGAGCTCTTCAAGCAGGCGTACGCGATGAAGCCCGACGCCACGCTGCTGTTCAATATCGGCATCGCTTTCGAGAAGCACGGTAATCTCGAAGAAGCGCTGGCTTACTATGATCGGTTTGTCGACGCGCCAAACGTGGAATTAAAGGCGCGAAGCCACGCCAATAAGCGCTCGAAACTCATCCGCGAGATCCTCGACGACCGTGCACAAGCCAAGAAAGCCGAAGAAGCTGAGAAAGCTGAGGCCGAAGCTCGCGCAGGTCGAGAGGCGGCCGCGTCGCGGGAGCAGGCCGAGTCCCAACCCGAGCAGCAACAGGCCGGCGTGGGCCAGCAGACGCAGGCTCTGCCCGAGCCGCAGTACGACTACACGATGACCTGGATCACGCTCGGATCGGGGACTGTGGCGGCGATTGGCGGTGGGGTCTTCATGGCCATGGCTCATTCGTCCGGCGACGACGTGCTCGACGGGGCGACGCCCGAGGCGCGTCGAGCCTCGCAAAGCGACGCCAATACCTACGCCATCATCTCGGACAGCCTCTTCATCACCGGCGGGCTTTTGGCTGCCACCGGCGTGTACTTCTGGCTAACGGCCGAACCGATCGAGCAAGACACTCGAGCCACCATCGCTCCCCAACTCGGCCCCGACCGAGCCGGAGTGCAGATGCAACTGAAGTTCTAAACACCAAGTCGCGCCAGCGCGTGGCGGCAGGTTGATAATGGACCGACTTTCAATCCTCGACCGCACCGACTCGGGGCGGCCTACATACTTAAAACACCCATTTAATCACGATAGGTGACGCAGCGCCGCCAGGCCGCCGTAACACCTCGACCTCACTGTCGAAGTGACTCTTCGGCTGACCAACAGCGGTAGTCAGACCATGGCCAACAAGACACACCCAGAAGCTGACAGCGAGCAGGTTTCCACCCCGTCGGGTCCCGAGGGGGAGCAGGAGTTGGCGTCGGTCGAAGTCGAGCCGATCGAGTCGACGTCGTCTCAATCGCAGCACGCCGATATCGAGCAACTGATCGGCAGGAAGATCGCGGATCGCTATCTCGTCAAACGCTGCATCGGCGTCGGTGGCATGGGCGTGGTCTACTTGGCCGAGCACGAGCAGCTCAGCCGCAAAGTGGTCGTCAAGACCATTCGGCGCTCCGACCTCAACGACGAATCCGACGCCAAGCGCTTCGAGCGCGAGGCGCTGGGTCTCAGCCAGCTCGACCACCCCAATATCGTGACCATCTACGACTTCGGCCACGAGGGGACGCTCTCCTACATCGTCATGGAGTTCGTCGACGGCGGCACGTTGCGTCAGGTGATGAAGAATACCGGGCCGATGGTGCTGGCCGACTTCGGTCTGGTCGCCATTCAGATCCTCGACGCAGTCGGAGAAGCCCACCGCCGCGGTCTGATCCACCGCGATCTCAAGCCGTCGAACATCATGCTCTGTGAGAAGCAGGGCAAGCCGAACTTCGTCAAGGTCCTCGACTTCGGGTTGGCCAAACTGCTCCGCGACGGCGCGGAGTTGACCCAGAAAGACACCGTCATCGGCTCGGTCTCCTACATGGCGCCCGAGCAGATCTTGGGCATGGACGTCGACACCCGCGCCGATGTCTACGCCCTGGGCGTGCTCTTCTACCAGATGCTGTCGGGCGAAAAGCCGTTCAAAGGCGGTGAGATGGGCGTGCTGTACCAGCACGTGCACTCCGACCCGCCGCACCTGTCGGAGGTGCTGCCGGCCGACCACGATATCCCCAAGAACGTCATCGATCTGG
It encodes:
- a CDS encoding MBL fold metallo-hydrolase produces the protein MSSSEPSQTSGVVLTRGAGGELELFWARRPHDAGFMGGFFSYFVGRVEREDHSTPLDVDEGELAVAREFYAAATRELFEESGLNFEASRLAHLGGWRTPSWLDEDFYTEFFWLHLSDEECERLGVDELHKKVDRDEIAFSEWIRPEDALERWSTGRAPMTPPLVAVLDIFAHTPLDEVAGELDRRRDAHRRDAPMEIVGGLSVLPLETATIPPATHTNCYFVGDERFVVIDPGSADDAELELLFGAIDGFLEQGRGLAAVVLTHHHRDHVSGVSALVERYDAEVWAHHELVARLKDLPVDRELEDGEAIELGPDTLTCLHTPGHAPDHLCLFHERTKSVIAGDLVASKGTIVINPPEGHVGQYMESLRRIRELGPRTIFPAHGWAITDPRGRLDFYISHRMKRERGILEALRRASTSVTPIDLVPEVYDDVPAHVWPLAARSLLAHLVHLVEEDFAETDGQKFWATENLGG
- a CDS encoding tetratricopeptide repeat protein, which translates into the protein MKVRRQLVAWIGAGLMLAAGTPAFAQDSKQQQKAPAAESEAQGDADKAALDLLETAQKQYQAGKWEQARESYKKAYDTAPDDSRLKAQAALEWSSLLWEQGDYAAADKRVDDALRRARKLKMNEAVGRLLLTQGHIQASQGKLRKAENTLKICINLTSEQNDEVFGALCKLNHRLVRQLRGRPAGPDSDYKKAIAQLEAAGTPLSVGSALAKTAGLYAQGGNPAKALELLKRAQQSFSKADSVPAQLRNRLRIAKLLQEQGQHAQADKYLEGLVGKFSAMNNRPALVDALVLTAQSEMHKGNAAAAQKHYERALSVAKKTKSPNLIARSQLALCEFGVSAGKGSQFEDKCTAAAKTFDKLGIPDLAARSNAQLAGLYHAQGQLNKASAMYSKVIQRLEKTGVPGTHDTPAVATYRANLCQVEMSLRSNGAHYLCKKALEELEKQKSANPAMLAATHYGVGVTAGRDGWAPGGLDHLNKAVELSLEQTPPDRALASDAMLRRGIILGQMKNKEDEAAHAFKKGIAITEQDKSDSLRATRVQLRTQLAQLQLEEREWKTAKGSLEALIEDAKGDPQSQAWAYSGLARAELKLGDKKAAKKALQKGLPLAKKAGDKELVSNFKENLEKFEE
- a CDS encoding Fpg/Nei family DNA glycosylase: MPELPEVEITRRNLVHWWEGRAATEVVVVDDKPLRDTDPDALVEALKQRAERIDRHGKYTVVRLEDGSTLIVHFRMTGKIVRCEEPEPKYARLSWKVDDTGWLVFKDQRRLGTVRLLAPDEFEEYEPIQKMGPDALEISGEQLRELLPERRMLKTALMDQEVIAGLGNIAAIEIMWRMQLGPRAKCGDLTDEQYDELAETIVEFLEHVIAVEQADEVVYLEESRADNPFDVYGREGEACPRCGTELARTKVGGRSSYYCPSCQPTT
- a CDS encoding alpha/beta hydrolase yields the protein MLIDHTFRPNNFDGWRLDVTRYHDPEYFDPSRKPVVMIPGYGMNTFILNFHPTGPSMIEYLCSKGFEVWAANLRGQGDSQKVGGTLKYGFRELGLVDFPVVLDLVLEETQTEPDVENVHAVGCSLGASVLYGYLAHHQKNHRFASLIAIGGPLRWDEVHPLVKFAFQSPKVAALVPIRGTRLLAKTFLPMLKKVPWLLSIYMNADQIDLSEADEMVKTVDNPNPYLNVQIAKWINNRDLVVDGVNVTDALAHVEDLSILCLLANSDGIVPAGAANSVCRVATGSCSDVLVVGDDENWYAHADLFISEKAQETVFEPMSNWLTEVD
- a CDS encoding tetratricopeptide repeat protein, which gives rise to MKDFKQNPSGVVRHTFHKSWDEPRQATTSRRCTDPSRRVALLKALCLSTVLAWSPSIWAQDAAPEASSTDQAADEQAEAAEEGSASFDEDKFFDLVSQGQTKFKAQDYEAAAELFKQAYAMKPDATLLFNIGIAFEKHGNLEEALAYYDRFVDAPNVELKARSHANKRSKLIREILDDRAQAKKAEEAEKAEAEARAGREAAASREQAESQPEQQQAGVGQQTQALPEPQYDYTMTWITLGSGTVAAIGGGVFMAMAHSSGDDVLDGATPEARRASQSDANTYAIISDSLFITGGLLAATGVYFWLTAEPIEQDTRATIAPQLGPDRAGVQMQLKF